A region from the Geotrypetes seraphini chromosome 10, aGeoSer1.1, whole genome shotgun sequence genome encodes:
- the PPP1R26 gene encoding protein phosphatase 1 regulatory subunit 26 — protein MFLMNASPVVALQTKWGSYGTTRNFKFSMCFSESEDDVSATPIAAQVQMIINNLQSEESSLTVNDEYACIMQKNRKGETCINNGLTTGAKVVKGYSKESAKLQYSTEFGTEENLEFGPSVLDSDSDDSVDRGIEEAIQEYLKNKNEASLSQPTDAECSNTAKDGMVVKDMQQIERCNILPLREEAASNDSFCDSLKNHEKLRCVSPSSVSSDDSFEESIRAEIEQFLNEKKQQETIKSEAMASRQIDQKVKSEFKLKGMDKTNSASSKQGCKNTLIGKHTELQHKSLKSKAFAMKSFGKDKQICKTLVTYPQNDYKPQSVQSVEMVDESLSNSSSDDGIEEAIQLYQLEKNRKEFNPSMLCDSLQKEQFTVKKIEDSSTNLTVSPSKNASTDASKKTMSRKRKHTNFKSAEVSKSGININQDLKQLKQSSSPVDETAKCGSELHAYYRAETAAELLCAEAILDISKTIMPLQIENCDNPSLENSISYPQRVLPCSENNSSVDSDDGIEQEIQTFLALKAQSANQIPTDPNNSSKRSSPVVGHSSLSKKRLSLTHKRKVRDENKTVQVDLKMYSEGSENKSSHVTECGDSRDNLCQSASSLNSCIQLKEPVNLSDESQQLILDFSGTVKKTEVSEIESTLLSVHGNTGNLRKGFRDERTYWPGDKSSSLDSDEDLDAAIKDLLRSKKKFKKRSKDQKQQCRKKVRFGDTQMEVLDKFESNKPKEWKNKNPTTGILKSCLSKPKKDVKEIILNKSQNFKTNLDEKTPNVQVAFQIQKDKPKLGYNLMSSTAAESKNSAKVFSEMDEDSCVDSDDSIEQEIRKFLAEKARESIGATLQKDTPSKTSLEDDRMYQTQNENDILNLTIKPRSQQAENLTSSGLVCQSAVTQSFNQSEQSKPYTWHLDHNTEVTAKWDTNQSMAGGDCTFGKGGHMVKKTVSNKERVEYASLKGGLQNNLNDESDISSKRTLQLQFSECFLAGLKEVPGKEADVLECQTCGLTTCSVERDARDVNPSTSKTALAANQKNRVIHSKILSLEKDKETSSSPVLPGGTLVSREEDMVMTEKSKEKTGCFSVLRQVISSPVHFGRDPKIDKETDFIISEQHRAMLAISQGDRIIQSSKSMCTATEIDLRKSSSFQMSYSKPEGGIIHSEKEISERQDRDEQKEEQGQEDEHKAGSKLNSICIEEKKSWREKGEVSDL, from the coding sequence ATGTTTCTTATGAATGCTTCTCCTGTGGTTGCTCTGCAAACAAAATGGGGATCATATGGCACAACAAGGAATTTTAAGTTCTCTATGTGCTTTTCTGAATCAGAAGATGATGTCTCTGCAACACCTATTGCAGCACAGGTTCAGATGATTATTAACAATCTACAGAGCGAGGAATCTTCTCTTACAGTGAATGATGAGTATGCCTGTATTATGCAgaagaatagaaagggagagacatgCATAAATAATGGACTTACCACTGGTGCTAAAGTAGTAAAAGGTTACAGCAAAGAAAGTGCTAAGCTTCAGTATTCAACTGAATTTGGTACAGAAGAAAACTTGGAATTTGGGCCCTCAGTTTTGGATTCAGATAGTGATGATTCAGTTGATCGTGGCATTGAGGAAGCTATTCAGGAATActtgaaaaacaaaaatgaagCTAGCTTGTCGCAACCTACAGATGCAGAGTGCTCAAATACTGCCAAAGATGGAATGGTGGTCAAAGATATGCAGCAGATTGAAAGGTGCAACATTCTTCCTCTTAGAGAAGAAGCTGCTTCTAATGACAGTTTTTGTGACAGTTTGAAAAATCATGAAAAGCTAAGATGTGTATCACCATCTAGTGTAAGTAGTGATGATTCTTTTGAGGAAAGCATCAGAGCTGAAATTGAACAGTTCCTAAATgagaaaaagcaacaggaaaCCATCAAAAGTGAAGCCATGGCATCTAGACAAATAGATCAAAAAGTGAAGTCTGAATTTAAACTTAAAGGAATGGACAAAACTAACTCTGCTAGTTCTAAACAAGGATGTAAAAACACTTTAATAGGAAAACATACAGAATTACAGCATAAGAGTCTTAAGAGTAAAGCCTTTGCAATGAAGAGTTTTGGTAAAGACAAGCAGATATGCAAAACATTGGTTACCTATCCACAAAATGATTACAAACCTCAAAGTGTCCAGTCAGTGGAAATGGTAGATGAAAGCTTATCTAACTCAAGTAGTGATGATGGCATAGAAGAGGCTATTCAGCTTTACCAGCTTGAGAAAAACAGGAAAGAATTTAATCCTAGTATGCTCTGTGATTCTTTACAAAAAGAACAGTTTacagtaaagaaaattgaagatTCATCCACAAACCTCACTGTTAGTCCATCAAAAAATGCCTCAACAGATGCCTCTAAAAAAACAATgagcagaaaaagaaaacatactAATTTTAAGTCAGCAGAGGTCAGCAAATCTGGTATCAATATTAATCAGGATTTAAAACAACTTAAACAATCCTCATCTCCAGTGGACGAAACTGCTAAATGTGGGTCAGAGCTACATGCCTACTATAGAGCTGAAACAGCAGCTGAACTTCTATGCGCCGAAGCTATACTTGATATTTCTAAGACTATAATGCCATTACAGATTGAAAACTGTGATAATCCATCTCTAGAAAATTCAATTTCTTATCCTCAAAGAGTACTACCTTGCTCAGAAAACAATAGCTCCGTAGACAGTGATGATGGCATAGAACAAGAAATCCAAACCTTCTTGGCGCTCAAAGCGCAGTCTGCAAATCAGATACCTACAGATCCAAACAACTCATCAAAACGCAGCAGTCCAGTAGTTGGCCACAGTTCTCTCTCAAAGAAAAGGCTGTCACTGACTCACAAAAGAAAAGTGAGGGATGAAAATAAGACTGTACAAGTAGACCTGAAAATGTATTCTGAAGGGTCAGAGAACAAGTCATCTCACGTGACTGAATGTGGCGATTCTAGAGATAACCTTTGCCAAAGTGCGAGTAGCCTGAATAGTTGTATACAACTTAAGGAACCTGTAAATCTGAGTGATGAGAGTCAGCAGTTGATTCTGGACTTCAGTGGGACTGTTAAAAAAACTGAAGTCTCAGAGATAGAGAGCACTTTACTGTCTGTTCATGGTAACACTGGAAATCTTAGAAAAGGCTTTAGGGATGAAAGAACTTACTGGCCGGGTGACAAAAGCAGTTCGTTGGACAGTGATGAGGACCTCGATGCTGCCATCAAGGATCTTCTCAGatcaaaaaaaaagtttaaaaaaaggtcaAAAGACCAAAAACAACAATGCAGGAAAAAGGTCCGATTTGGCGACACACAGATGGAGGTTTTGGACAAGTTTGAGAGCAATAAACCAAAAGAGTGGAAAAATAAGAACCCTACTACAGGTATACTGAAAAGTTGTCTCTCAAAACCCAAAAAGGATGTGAAAGAAATCATACTGAATAAATCTCAGAACTTTAAAACAAATTTAGATGAAAAAACACCAAATGTGCAGGTTGCATTCCAGATACAAAAAGATAAGCCTAAATTGGGTTATAACCTGATGAGCTCAACTGCTGCTGAAAGTAAAAACTCTGCTAAGGTCTTTTCAGAAATGGATGAGGATAGCTGTGTGGACAGTGATGATAGCATCGAGCAAGAAATCAGGAAATTTCTAGCAGAAAAAGCCAGAGAATCAATTGGTGCAACACTGCAAAAGGATACCCCTTCTAAAACTAGCCTTGAAGATGATAGAATGTACCAAACTCAAAATGAAAATGACATTTTAAATCTGACCATTAAACCTAGATCTCAACAAGCTGAAAACCTAACCAGCTCTGGACTTGTTTGTCAGAGTGCAGTGACACAGAGTTTCAATCAAAGTGAACAGAGTAAGCCCTATACATGGCACTTGGACCACAATACTGAAGTAACAGCAAAATGGGACACAAATCAGAGCATGGCTGGGGGTGATTGCACATTTGGGAAGGGAGGACACATGGTTAAAAAAACAGTCAGTAACAAAGAGAGGGTTGAGTATGCTTCTTTGAAGGGAGGTCTGCAAAATAACCTTAATGATGAGTCTGATATTTCAAGCAAACGTACCCTTCAACTACAGTTTTCTGAGTGTTTTCTAGCTGGTCTGAAAGAAGttcctgggaaggaggcagatgTGCTTGAGTGTCAAACTTGTGGGCTTACAACTTGTAgtgtagagagagatgccagagacgtAAACCCATCAACTTCCAAAACAGCTTTAGCAGCTAACCAGAAAAACAGAGTGATACACAGTAAAATTCTCAGTTTAGAGAAAGATAAAGAAACCAGTAGTTCACCTGTCCTTCCTGGAGGTACTCTAGTGAGTAGGGAGGAGGACATGGTAATGAcagaaaaaagtaaagaaaaaactGGTTGTTTTTCTGTCCTAAGACAGGTCATATCCTCCCCAGTGCATTTTGGAAGAGATCCCAAGATTGATAAAGAGACAGATTTTATTATTAGTGAACAGCACCGTGCAATGTTAGCAATAAGTCAAGGAGACAGAATTATACAGAGTAGCAAATCAATGTGTACTGCAACTGAGATAGACTTGAGGAAGAGCAGCAGCTTTCAGATGAGTTACAGTAAACCTGAAGGAGGAATTATACACTCAGAAAAGGAGATATCAGAACGCCAGGACAGGGATGAGCAGAAAGAAGAGCAGGGTCAGGAAGATGAACATAAAGCTGGTAGCAAATTAAACAGCATTTGTATTGAGGAAAAGAAAagctggagagagaaaggagaggtTTCCGATTTGTAA